In Cryptomeria japonica chromosome 5, Sugi_1.0, whole genome shotgun sequence, the genomic window GGATCAAGGCATTTGAACCATCGACATTACAGGAGGCCATGAGGAAAGCTCGCAGTATGGAGCTTACAGCACCTTCTAGCAAATTCACCCCTAGGAGTTCTACTTCTTTCAGAGATAATAAGAAGTTTGATAAGGAGAAGGGGAGGAAGGTTGATACCAAGGGGAAATCCACCACACCCTTGGATATTGAGGCACTTAATGACCTACGCAGGAAGAAGCTATGCTTCTATTGCAAAGATCCTTATGACAGGGAACATGACTGTCCGTTGAAGCCTAAGGGGAAGGCCAATAGAGTTATGTGGGCATACTATGAGGACTCAGATTCAGATAGCACAGTACATGAGGATGAGCACAGTGACATAGAGCCGGAGGTAGAGGCAGAGGCTACAGAACCTAAGGATGAGTTGGAGTTACATTTGCAGCAGGCACGCTTGTCCAGTATTCAGCAGGAGGGGTCCTTTAGATTGCGTGGAGTTCTAGCAGGATAGAAGGTGATTACCCTAGTTGACACAGGTGCTACGCACAATTTCATTGATGCATGATTGGTTGAGCGCTGTGGCATTGAGAAAGAGGAGTTTGAGGGTCTCCGAGTACAGGTTGCTGATGGTTACACTCTTAAGTGTAACAGGATGATTAGAAACATGCCTCCATGCTTGAACAATTATGAGTTCAAAGCAGATTACCATGTAGTTAGCATGGGTGACCTAGACATTGTATTGGGGATGATTTGGTTACATTCATTGGGTGAGGTCACTCTCAGACTCAGAGACATGGAGATTAAGTTTGAGGTTGATGGGAGACAGCACGTATTGAGGGCTATCAGAAATAGTGATGTTAGAACTATTTCTTTCAGGTGCATGGAGAGGTTGGTTAGACATGATGGGATTGGATGGGCAGCCATGTGTACTCTCATGCCTACACAGGAGGAGCATCAGAAGGCAAAGTATCACCCTGACATTCAGAGATTGAGAGAATGGTATGATAGGGTGTTCAGTGACATTCCACCTGGTGCACCACCTGACAGGGGAATagagcacatcattgagttaggGGAGGGTGCTAAACCCGTGATGATCACACCATACAGGAATCCTAAGAGActcaaggatgagattgagaaaaccatcaaggagCTGCTTGAGATGGGGCATATTAGACTGAGCAAGTCTCCTTTTGCTTCTTCAGTAGTGTTGGTGAAGAAGGATGGCTCGTTACGTATGTGCATTGACTATCGGGTGTTGAAcaagaggactattaagaatatatACCCTATCCCACAGATTGATGAgctgatagatgagcttcatgggGCATGCTACTTCAGCAAGATAGATTTGAGAttaggatatcatcagatcaaagtTAGAGAGTAGGATGTGGAGAAGACGAcatttagatgtcattgtggacaCTTTGAGTTtgtggtcatgccatttgggttgaccaaTGCACCAGCTACTTTTCAGTCTACGATGAATAAGGTCTTCCATcatcagttgaggagatttgtattGGTTTTCTTCGATGACATTTTGGTATACAGCAGATCATGGTAGGAACATCTTGAGCATCTCAGACAATATTAAGCATATTGCAGAAggagtccttgtatgccaaggagtccaaGTGTGATTTGGGTATGACTGAGCTCTTGTATTTGGGACATATTATCAGTGCAAAGGGAGTAAGGATGGATCCTGATAAGATCCGTGCTATAGTAGAGTGGCCTATTCCTGAGAACTTGACACAGTTGAGAGGGTTCCTGGGCCTATGTGGCTTCTACCGCAGATTCGTTAGTGGATACTCACGACATGCAACCCCTATGACAGATTTGCTGAAGAAGGGGGCCTTTGTTTGGACACCTAAGGCACAGACTTGCTTTGACAGGTTCAAGGAGATCATGACCTCATGCCCGGTGTTAGCCTTGCCTGATTTCTCGAAGCCATTTGAGCTTCAATGTGATGCATCTGGCGATGGTATAGGTGTTGTGTTGATGCAAGACAAGCACCCTATTGCATATGAGAGAAGGAAACTCCATGGTCCAGAGAGATCTTTCAGcatctatgacaaggagatgttaGCCATCATGCACGCATTGGCTAAGTTTAGACAGTATCTAGTGGGTGGTAAGTTTTGTATTAAAACTGACCACAACAGTTTGAGGCATTTCCTTAGTCAGAGAGATCTCAACGATAGAcagcagaagtgggtgagtaagctacaagcttacgatTTTGACATATCATACGTGAGAGGGACtcagaatgtggtagcagatgcattgTCACGTAGACCACATCTCAGTGCATTGATTGAAATATCAGAGGATTGGAGACATATGATAGTGGCAGAGTATGCTAGAGACCCATGGGTGTCAGGGATAGTTGATGGGTCAGTTATTGATACCCGGTATACACTTGTAGATGATTTGATTATCTACAAGAGCAGGATATTTCTAGTCCCAAGATCGAAGGTGAAGCAATCTATATTGAGGGCTCTTCATGATTCACCTACAGTTGGTCACCTCGGGTACTTCAAGACATATAGACAGGTTCGGGAGCGGTTCACTTGGAAAGGGCTTAAGTCAGATGTTTTGCAGTATGTTCGTGAGTGCCCTGTTTGTCAGTAGAACAAACAAGAGCACACCTTTCCAGCTGGGCTCctacagccacttcccattccagaTCAGAAGTGGGAATGCATATCTATGGACTTCATTACGAGCTTGCCCAAGGCTCAAGGGCATGATTGCATCTACGTAGTAGTGGATAGACTGACGAAGTATGCACACTTCTTTCCCATCACTACTACTTACACAACAGTACAGGTAGCTGAGGTCTTCTTCAGAGGGGTCTTCAGATTGCATGGGATACCCCGCAGCatagtgagtgacagggacagtagatttttgagtcacttttggcaggagGTATTCAGACTTTGTGGCACTGAActtacacctagcactagttatcacccacagacggatggacagacagagatagtgaacaagtggGTGGAAGGTTATTTGAGGAATTACGTGGTTGGTCAGCAGAGGGCATGGGTGAGATGgattcatttgtgtgagtattgttacaataccacatTCCACATGTCGATTCAGATGACACCTTTCAGAGCTCTATATGGGTATGATGCACCTAACTTCATTGATTTGCTGATGTCTGATGTTAGAGTTCCACGTGCCGGGGATTTGCTTCAAGAGAGCAAGGACATTGTTGATGCTCTCAAGGATAATATGGCCAGGGCACAGAATCAGTACAAGCAGTACGTAGATCGGAAGCGGATTGAGAGGAGTTTTGAAGTTGGTGATATGGTTTACCTCATGCTTCAGCCCTATAGACAGTCTACTCTTAAGAAGAGTGGGTCAGAAAAGCTTAAGCCGCGCTATTATGGGCCTTTCAGGATTATCAGGCAGGTAGGAGAGTTCgcttatgagcttgagcttccagcaGATAGCAGGGTGCACAATGTGTTCCATGTGTCGCGCCTCAAGAAGGCATTAGGACAGCATGTTGTGCCTTCCACAGTGctaccacccttggatgatgaggggaagttgataTTGGTGCTAGAGTCTATTTTGGATAGTAGGGAGAAACAGCTCCGCAGGAGAGTTATCAGggagtatttggtgaagtggagaGATCTTCCTgttgaggatgccacttgggagacTGAAGCCATTCTGCAGCATCCtgcattgagattgcttgaggccaagcaatttcaggaagggcggactgtcatgtcccctctttagtatgacatgacactttacgtggatttgcctattccagactctcgtaggcagatggttgtgatgagagagtcattttggcgtttatttggtgattggatggctcattatgctcttggagacattatatttattattactttttatttggggccaaaatgttattgaggtgcactttttattttatgaagtaactttttatctaaaaagtgcaatgaggcttctagaagattctattatggatacttctagaaagtcatggatacttctagaaagactaagaggcttctagaagattctattatggatacttctagaaagactaagaggcttctagaagattctattatgtgtataaatagaccccatgggtCTCTCATCTGGATGGAAGtctattttctctagtgcatctacttgagcatttgtggagcttgaaggtctacaaatatcattgatctttgggaacgataactcccttagattagcataactgaggaagtgaaatatcttctgaagggttgcgttattggagatggtactcagccatttcatgttggatttcaattgaaggTTGATTTGAGGGCTTGTATTTGGTCAATAAGGGTTTTGAATTCATCCCAGCTCAAAATTTGGTACTGCAGCCGCACAGTACAACCCAGGTACGGCCTGCAGCAGGGACAGTACGGTAGTGACAGCAGGGCATTCTTGGGACAGTCCCGTCCTCCTTTCATCAGCATTTCATAATCGGAGTTCA contains:
- the LOC131875984 gene encoding uncharacterized protein LOC131875984 encodes the protein MSIQMTPFRALYGYDAPNFIDLLMSDVRVPRAGDLLQESKDIVDALKDNMARAQNQYKQYVDRKRIERSFEVGDMVYLMLQPYRQSTLKKSGSEKLKPRYYGPFRIIRQVGEFAYELELPADSRVHNVFHVSRLKKALGQHVVPSTVLPPLDDEGKLILVLESILDSREKQLRRRVIREYLVKWRDLPVEDATWETEAILQHPALRLLEAKDVATEPPIENVTAETNAKVGNAETGREQQTEQTIDTGKIDSIGIGQPTENISEANTEKPVENAESQAEKPAMDTTEKSSEAPSEKPSAESTKK